The genomic interval TGGCACCGCTGAGCGAGAACATCATCGTGCCAGGGCACTTTTCCGTGCCGACCTGCGTAAACCAGGCTGCGCCTTTTTGGATGATCCGCGGAATGTTGCACAAAGTTTCGACATTGTTGACCAGGGTCGGCTTCCCGTAGAGGCCAAAGTCCGTTGGGTAGAACGGCGGCTTCTGCCTTGGCATCGCCGGCCGCCCCTGCATCGATTCGAGCATCGCCGTTTCTTCACCGGCCACGTAACTTCCATGGCCTTCGAACACTTGCAGATCGATGTCCATGCCACTGCCCATGGCATTCTTGCCCAGGAACCCTCGTTCCTTCGCCTGCGCCAATGCTTTCTTCAGATTCTCGCGTTCTTCGTGGTACTCGTGATTCACATAGATAAACGCCGCCTTGGCTTGCACCGTATAGGCCCCGATGAGGCAACCTTCGATAAGCTGGTGTGGCGCTAGCTTGAGTAGATGACGGTCTTTAAATGTGCCCGGCTCATGTTCGCCCGCATTGCAGACGAAGTAATGCTCTTTGACCCGGTGGTTGAGGACTTTTTCCCACTTGATACCGGTGGGAAAACCAGCCCCCCCGCGTCCACGGAGCCCGGCTTTCTTCAGTTCGTTAACGATATCGTTAGGACTCAGCTCTTTGACGCACTTTTCCCAGGCTTCGTAGCCCCCGATCCTTAAATAAGCATCGATATCCCAAGGAGCCCCGTCAAGCGTTTGGAGAACTCGTGGATCAGTCGCAGTCGTCATGCGCCCTTCCTTACCGGTTTAGCTCACAGTGCGGAGCGTTACTATACGGCTCCTGGCCGGCCTTCGTCAAGGTAATGGCCCGATAATAGGCCTGAATCTCAACGACTTAGGGCCAGCGGCCCATACAAAACAGGGCATATGGGCCATCTGGGCATGGCATGGGAACGATGGGGGCTGAGGCAGGGACGGGAAGAAAGGAACAAGGCCGGCAGGTCTCCCCGCCGGCCTTGCTGCACCGCATCTTACTTGATGTGGCTACCGGCTCCCATGAATAACAACATGGGAATCGACAACATAAAATTCACCCGCGAAGCGAGAAGCGCGGTCCGCCCCCATTGGGCCATTTCCGCCGGAGCAGGAGTTCCCTGGGCTGCCGCCGTCACTGCCGCAATAATCTTCTGTTGGTTCGGCCAAATGATCGCATGGACGTTGATCATCATGATGAGGCCCAAAAGCCCGCCGATTCCCAACGCGATCGCGCTGGATCGATCTTGGGGCAGGTAGAAGTACAGCGCGATCCCGGCAAACACCGTGACCGTCGCGCCATGACGGAACCAGTTCAATGCGGCAGGCATCAACTTGGGAATCACGATGTTTTTGGTCGGACCATCCAAGCTCTTCAAGAACCCCGCATTGATCAGGTTGAAGAAATACAACAAGCCGATCCAGGTGATGCCGGCCAAGAAGTGCACCCAGCGCAACAACAGACCGGCCCAGTTGGCATCACCAATCGCAATGCCGGCCATACCGAGATAGCCCACAATCAACACCGCGGCGAGCGCGAATCCTACGCCCATCGTTTGCATCGGATTCTCAAGAAATTTCATTGTATCTCCTCATTAAGTGTACTGCTCAGTCGCTGTCTCTACTGCATGCCCGCTTCTTCTGTCAAACGGACCTCGAACACGACCACGTTAGGCCATCAACCGATCGACTGTCGCGCAGAGCTCGCGCACGGCATGAGCAGACTTCGCCAACCCAGCCTGCTCCTCTGCCGTCAATTCATATTCGACCACCTGTTCCGCCCCGCCTCGACCCAGCTTGACCGGAACCCCGA from Nitrospirota bacterium carries:
- the nuoF gene encoding NADH-quinone oxidoreductase subunit NuoF, whose amino-acid sequence is MTTATDPRVLQTLDGAPWDIDAYLRIGGYEAWEKCVKELSPNDIVNELKKAGLRGRGGAGFPTGIKWEKVLNHRVKEHYFVCNAGEHEPGTFKDRHLLKLAPHQLIEGCLIGAYTVQAKAAFIYVNHEYHEERENLKKALAQAKERGFLGKNAMGSGMDIDLQVFEGHGSYVAGEETAMLESMQGRPAMPRQKPPFYPTDFGLYGKPTLVNNVETLCNIPRIIQKGAAWFTQVGTEKCPGTMMFSLSGAINKPGVYERPMGITIRELIETCGGGVPGGRKIKAVFPGGPAFSMVTADQLDLTMDFDSLKKAGTGLGSAGMIVVDDATCMVAKTLHFSNFFKGESCGQCPPCRMGTINLAALMTKIEQGEGTQKDLDSLLQLCGFVKGTGYCTLVTGAAVLVQSSMKLFRHEFEEHIRLQRCPYQPVAAGATAH
- a CDS encoding urate hydroxylase PuuD, with amino-acid sequence MKFLENPMQTMGVGFALAAVLIVGYLGMAGIAIGDANWAGLLLRWVHFLAGITWIGLLYFFNLINAGFLKSLDGPTKNIVIPKLMPAALNWFRHGATVTVFAGIALYFYLPQDRSSAIALGIGGLLGLIMMINVHAIIWPNQQKIIAAVTAAAQGTPAPAEMAQWGRTALLASRVNFMLSIPMLLFMGAGSHIK